The Chryseolinea soli genome contains a region encoding:
- a CDS encoding neutral/alkaline non-lysosomal ceramidase N-terminal domain-containing protein: MRLKKVFRFVLISLAVFIGVIVVFLAISIAPVDRTIDRRSLYEAMLARIDTLRAVGNEDTLTFFVGYAKANITPRHRTATAGYGTRRGKLFESVHDSIYVRTLVVSNGKRRVAIVSADLLIVPPAVTTLLEKELPEIGFTLNNTYLGAIHSHNSIGNWAKGATALLYGPYNDSIVHFLADKIKASIQEASENMLPSKIRAGFIPVPAVANRLIDNGPVDSLLRVLEVQRNDSSKLVLLSYTAHATCLPDEDLHLSRDYPGQLVDALEKNKYTFAMFMAGAVGSHSGKAPESGQACVNWMADEIAQNFANHSAALTPLRGGALAMHRVPLLLSDPQVKVLKNWCLRPRVFESAFGEYPEYLTALRIGDLVMLGTPCDFSGQFDATLDSVAHHQGLRAMVTSFNGGYIGYVTPGKYYDNDHYETQLMNWYGKGNGEYMTQCMEQLILALSK; encoded by the coding sequence TTTGTGCTTATCTCCCTTGCTGTTTTTATCGGGGTGATCGTTGTGTTCCTGGCCATTAGCATCGCCCCCGTAGACCGTACCATCGACCGTCGTTCATTATACGAAGCCATGCTGGCGCGCATCGATACCTTGCGTGCCGTTGGCAATGAAGACACCCTTACCTTTTTTGTTGGCTATGCCAAAGCGAACATCACGCCGCGACATCGCACGGCCACGGCGGGCTATGGCACACGGCGGGGAAAATTGTTCGAATCGGTGCACGACTCCATTTATGTGCGCACGCTCGTGGTGAGCAACGGCAAGCGGCGTGTCGCCATTGTGAGCGCCGATCTTTTGATCGTGCCGCCCGCGGTTACTACCCTGCTGGAAAAAGAGCTTCCGGAAATAGGCTTCACCTTGAACAATACCTACCTGGGCGCCATCCATTCACACAACAGCATTGGCAACTGGGCCAAGGGAGCCACGGCTTTGTTGTATGGACCCTACAACGATTCGATCGTGCATTTCCTGGCCGACAAGATCAAAGCCAGCATTCAAGAAGCATCCGAAAACATGCTTCCCTCCAAAATAAGGGCCGGCTTCATTCCCGTGCCGGCGGTAGCCAACCGGTTGATCGACAACGGCCCGGTAGATTCGCTGCTTCGCGTCCTGGAAGTGCAGCGCAACGACAGCAGCAAGCTGGTGTTGTTGAGCTATACGGCGCATGCCACGTGCTTGCCTGATGAGGATCTTCACTTGTCTCGCGACTACCCGGGGCAACTGGTCGATGCCCTGGAAAAAAATAAGTACACGTTTGCCATGTTCATGGCCGGTGCGGTCGGAAGCCATTCGGGCAAAGCGCCGGAGTCGGGGCAGGCTTGTGTGAACTGGATGGCCGATGAGATCGCGCAAAATTTTGCAAATCATTCTGCCGCGCTCACACCGCTAAGAGGCGGCGCGTTGGCCATGCATCGGGTGCCGCTGTTGTTGAGCGACCCGCAAGTAAAAGTTTTGAAGAACTGGTGTCTCCGCCCCAGGGTCTTCGAGTCGGCTTTTGGAGAGTATCCCGAGTACCTGACGGCCCTCCGCATCGGCGACTTGGTGATGCTGGGAACGCCTTGTGATTTTTCAGGACAGTTCGATGCCACGCTGGATTCGGTGGCTCACCACCAGGGCCTGCGCGCGATGGTGACCAGCTTCAACGGCGGCTATATTGGCTATGTCACGCCAGGAAAATATTACGACAACGATCACTATGAAACCCAGTTGATGAACTGGTATGGAAAGGGCAACGGCGAATACATGACACAATGTATGGAGCAATTGATCCTGGCACTCAGCAA